The Edaphobacter sp. 12200R-103 genome contains a region encoding:
- a CDS encoding SurA N-terminal domain-containing protein, with amino-acid sequence MLVIQLLLWAASGAPAQEPKSVPPSVPLTAVPGGQQGTEIDGVVAIVNGDVILESDVDEERRFETIQPYRGSANGRSRDHAVQRLINRALILQQAVLEADQIAVSDEELDKQLGTLRKDIPACRSLHCETEDGWQKYLASNGFTVQEFRDRWRQRMQLLKLIDIRFRNGIHISDDEIRNYYEKTMLPEYARQKVSPPKLETVSRRIEEVLLQQRVSGLLRDWLQSLRAQGNVWIMRPGEVAP; translated from the coding sequence GTGCTGGTTATCCAGCTGCTGCTGTGGGCTGCCTCAGGAGCGCCGGCGCAGGAACCGAAGAGCGTTCCTCCATCTGTGCCTCTGACGGCGGTTCCAGGCGGCCAGCAGGGCACAGAGATCGACGGCGTCGTTGCGATCGTAAATGGCGATGTCATTTTGGAGAGCGATGTCGATGAGGAGAGGCGATTCGAGACGATTCAGCCCTATCGCGGGTCGGCGAACGGCCGTTCACGCGATCACGCGGTCCAGCGACTGATCAACAGGGCTCTGATTCTCCAGCAGGCTGTACTGGAGGCCGATCAGATCGCCGTCTCTGACGAAGAACTCGACAAACAACTTGGCACACTTCGCAAAGATATTCCTGCCTGCCGTTCGCTGCACTGCGAAACAGAAGATGGCTGGCAGAAGTATCTGGCATCCAACGGGTTTACGGTGCAGGAGTTTCGGGACAGGTGGAGGCAGCGCATGCAGCTGCTTAAGCTGATTGATATTCGCTTCCGCAACGGCATTCACATCTCGGACGATGAAATCCGGAATTATTACGAGAAGACGATGCTTCCGGAATATGCCCGACAGAAGGTTTCGCCTCCAAAGCTGGAGACCGTCTCGCGGCGTATCGAAGAGGTTCTGCTGCAGCAGCGGGTCAGCGGCCTGCTGCGTGATTGGCTGCAATCTCTGCGGGCGCAGGGGAATGTGTGGATTATGAGACCCGGTGAGGTGGCTCCATGA
- a CDS encoding ThiF family adenylyltransferase: protein MPSLSSVSGHPQPAAKALIDDQERYSRQILFPGIGAEGQQRLGSSHVAIIGCGATGAASASLLARAGVGTLTLIDRDFVEPSNLQRQVLFDESDALDMLPKAEAARRKIAQFNSGITVHSQVSDLVPDNVSTLLGGCDLILDATDNFETRYLVNDFAVQQGTPWIYAAAIGAYAATMNILPLRPPAGTGSSAQEMDWNPTACLACLFPKPPSGPVETCDTAGILSTAVNLAASIQVTEALKFLTAQSALMRRTLLSFDLWTSERSEISAGAPRKECSVCDRREFTHLAGTGRPHITLCGRNSVQIHEHHRPVDFPAMRDRLAPHGEVRFNDLLLRFTRGPHTLTLFADGRAIVQGTTDIMVARTLYARFVGS from the coding sequence ATGCCGTCTCTATCTTCTGTATCCGGCCATCCCCAGCCTGCTGCAAAAGCCCTGATCGACGATCAGGAGCGCTACTCCCGCCAGATCCTCTTCCCTGGCATCGGCGCAGAAGGGCAGCAGCGGCTCGGCAGCTCGCACGTCGCTATCATAGGCTGCGGAGCCACAGGAGCCGCATCGGCCTCCCTTCTCGCACGTGCCGGCGTCGGAACCCTCACCCTGATCGACCGCGACTTTGTCGAGCCTTCCAACCTGCAGCGTCAGGTCCTCTTCGACGAATCCGACGCTCTGGACATGCTTCCCAAGGCCGAAGCCGCCCGCCGCAAGATTGCACAGTTCAACTCCGGAATCACGGTTCACTCGCAGGTCTCCGATCTCGTCCCCGATAACGTCTCTACACTTCTGGGCGGCTGCGACCTCATCCTCGACGCCACCGATAACTTCGAGACGCGTTACCTGGTCAACGATTTCGCCGTCCAGCAGGGCACTCCATGGATCTACGCCGCCGCCATTGGCGCCTATGCCGCCACCATGAATATCCTTCCATTGCGCCCGCCGGCGGGCACGGGATCATCCGCACAGGAGATGGACTGGAACCCTACCGCCTGCCTCGCCTGCCTGTTTCCCAAGCCGCCTTCCGGGCCGGTCGAGACCTGCGACACAGCAGGGATTCTTTCAACCGCCGTCAATCTGGCCGCCTCCATCCAGGTCACCGAAGCACTCAAGTTCCTCACAGCACAGTCCGCACTGATGCGCCGCACGCTGCTCTCCTTCGACCTGTGGACGTCGGAACGGTCCGAGATCTCTGCCGGCGCTCCAAGGAAGGAATGTTCCGTCTGTGATCGGCGCGAATTTACCCACCTGGCAGGAACAGGCCGTCCCCACATCACCCTCTGCGGCAGAAACTCCGTCCAGATCCATGAGCATCACCGGCCAGTCGACTTCCCGGCCATGCGCGATCGCCTCGCTCCGCACGGCGAGGTCCGGTTCAACGACCTTCTCCTGCGCTTCACACGGGGACCGCATACCCTTACCCTATTCGCGGATGGAAGGGCGATCGTGCAGGGGACGACCGATATCATGGTGGCCCGCACCCTGTACGCCCGGTTTGTGGGATCGTAA
- a CDS encoding outer membrane protein assembly factor codes for MAMTACCRAQTAPTGATPSASTPSNVTITPPGQQSPPPTTPQASQTEHAVRPEQSEEPDLNTGPGLQTSVWDWKGLRVNKVQFTGVIFEKTDTLPSELPQKAGEPLDPQKVRESTRRLFDSGRYRDITVRGIREGDNVTLIFAGVPRYYVGRVTINGVKSDRLSSLLEYATKLDPGTGYTDTSVSTGTEGIRDVLRSNGYYEPKVYAGTTLEKANLQVDVEYDVDIGPQARVGNVTVESSDLGMTVEEFRKKGKLKQGRKINRDTISNALTRLRSEYQKRDRLEATLSLQKQTYSPQRRQVDYEFRVDEGPQVQVVVEGVKISKKRLHLLVPIFEEGTVDNDLLNEGMHNIRDFVQQQGYFDASVDVKVIGRDTPTSRVVYTVDRGMKHKVVEVQLRGNHYFSNDILRERMQVKKGDAYQRSGRYSPGLVASDVAAIQALYRANGFDQAKVTTNTEDTDAGPAQKKKQGEISVVYTVEEGPQKKFGKVEVIGVNPSRLQDVRSLMNTQSGQPFSLVTLSGDRDTVLTYYLSHGFDKARVEIQQHKENDPNRTDVSLNVSEGKQVFVNRVLLSGLHFTKPKIVENQVLVHPNDPLDQTALLETQRNLYNLALFNEVVTAVQNPTGEAPKKNVLVQTTEAKRWNVTYGVGLEAETGNPGGTTQTNPSNPPGPEGRGSVSPRVSLDVSRINLRGTQDSISLRSTYGLLEQIGILTYQNPNTFGSRNFSTALSGGYTNIQDITTFASSTLQGSLRVTEKWRRTDTFIYEFLYRRVKVDPRSLRISSQLIPQLSQPVRVGGPNFTWFHDTRQPSPLDASKGRYFSLQGFYASSKFGSQTDFWKLDGTFSTYYSLFNHRYVFARNTRIGYEHPSGPNPNASSEVCAGDLRTTNPTCNAVPLPERLYAGGATSHRGFGINGAGPRDLQTGYPVGGSAAFVNTFELRMPPPTLPYVGDSVSFVLFHDMGNVFQNPEDMFPSFLNFRQPNRGTCRDVSGTVGHCNFNYFSHAVGIGARYRTPVGPIRVDFSYNLNPPIYPIIDDYAGRPPHVSEGSHFNFFFSIGQSF; via the coding sequence ATGGCGATGACCGCCTGTTGCCGCGCGCAGACAGCACCAACGGGTGCGACGCCTTCTGCTTCGACGCCTTCGAACGTGACGATAACGCCCCCCGGTCAGCAATCCCCCCCCCCGACGACTCCGCAAGCATCGCAGACAGAGCATGCGGTCAGACCGGAGCAGAGTGAAGAGCCGGACCTCAACACGGGACCTGGGTTGCAGACGTCGGTTTGGGATTGGAAGGGATTGCGCGTCAACAAGGTTCAGTTTACGGGCGTGATTTTTGAGAAGACGGATACGTTGCCGAGTGAGCTGCCCCAGAAAGCGGGGGAGCCGCTGGACCCGCAGAAGGTCCGCGAAAGTACGCGACGCCTGTTCGACAGCGGCCGCTACCGGGACATCACGGTGAGGGGAATCCGCGAAGGGGATAACGTAACGCTGATCTTCGCCGGCGTGCCTCGCTATTACGTCGGCAGGGTAACCATCAACGGAGTCAAGAGCGATCGGCTGAGTTCTTTGCTGGAGTACGCCACCAAGCTTGATCCGGGAACGGGGTATACCGATACATCCGTTTCGACCGGCACGGAAGGAATACGGGATGTACTGCGCTCGAACGGCTACTATGAGCCCAAAGTCTACGCCGGAACGACACTGGAAAAAGCGAACCTCCAGGTGGATGTGGAGTACGACGTCGACATCGGGCCACAGGCTCGGGTAGGCAACGTGACTGTCGAAAGCTCTGACCTGGGAATGACCGTTGAGGAGTTCCGCAAAAAAGGAAAGCTGAAGCAGGGCAGAAAGATCAATCGCGACACCATCAGCAACGCATTGACGCGTCTTCGGTCGGAGTATCAGAAGCGCGATCGGCTGGAGGCTACCCTGAGCCTTCAGAAGCAGACCTATTCTCCGCAGAGGCGCCAGGTCGACTACGAGTTTCGAGTGGACGAAGGTCCGCAAGTTCAGGTCGTTGTAGAAGGCGTCAAGATATCAAAGAAGCGTCTGCATCTGCTGGTTCCTATCTTTGAGGAAGGCACCGTCGATAACGACCTTCTGAATGAAGGCATGCATAACATTCGCGACTTTGTGCAACAGCAGGGTTACTTCGATGCTTCCGTGGACGTGAAGGTGATTGGGCGCGATACGCCAACTTCGCGCGTCGTTTATACAGTAGACCGCGGCATGAAGCACAAGGTCGTCGAAGTCCAGCTTCGCGGAAACCACTACTTTTCCAACGACATTCTGAGGGAGAGAATGCAGGTCAAGAAAGGAGATGCCTACCAGCGCAGCGGCCGTTACAGTCCGGGTCTGGTGGCAAGCGATGTAGCGGCGATCCAGGCTCTCTATCGAGCCAATGGCTTTGACCAGGCAAAGGTGACAACTAATACAGAAGATACTGACGCTGGTCCGGCGCAGAAGAAGAAACAGGGTGAGATCTCGGTTGTCTACACCGTTGAAGAAGGACCACAGAAGAAGTTCGGCAAGGTTGAGGTCATAGGCGTAAATCCCAGCCGCCTGCAGGATGTGAGGTCGCTGATGAATACGCAGTCGGGACAGCCGTTTTCGCTGGTGACTCTTTCAGGCGATCGCGACACAGTGCTTACATATTATCTGAGCCACGGCTTCGATAAAGCGAGGGTCGAAATTCAACAGCACAAAGAGAACGATCCCAACCGCACGGATGTTTCTCTGAACGTGTCGGAGGGGAAGCAGGTCTTTGTCAATCGCGTGCTCCTCTCGGGGCTGCATTTTACGAAGCCCAAGATCGTTGAAAACCAGGTGCTGGTGCATCCCAATGATCCACTGGACCAGACAGCTCTGCTGGAGACGCAACGGAATCTCTATAACCTGGCGCTTTTCAATGAAGTCGTGACGGCAGTCCAGAATCCGACAGGCGAAGCGCCGAAAAAGAATGTTCTAGTTCAAACGACGGAAGCGAAGCGCTGGAACGTGACGTATGGAGTTGGCCTTGAGGCGGAGACAGGGAATCCGGGAGGGACGACGCAGACAAATCCCAGCAATCCCCCTGGTCCGGAGGGCCGAGGAAGCGTCAGCCCGCGCGTCTCTCTGGATGTTTCGCGTATCAACCTGAGAGGGACACAGGATTCCATCAGCCTCCGTTCAACCTATGGACTGTTGGAACAGATTGGAATCCTGACCTATCAGAACCCGAATACGTTCGGTTCACGGAACTTCTCAACGGCGCTTTCCGGCGGTTATACAAATATTCAGGACATCACCACGTTTGCATCTTCGACCCTGCAGGGGAGTCTCCGGGTGACAGAAAAGTGGAGGCGAACCGATACGTTTATCTACGAATTTCTCTATCGCCGCGTCAAGGTTGACCCTCGCAGCCTGCGAATTTCCTCGCAACTCATTCCGCAGTTGTCCCAGCCTGTGCGCGTGGGAGGCCCAAATTTTACATGGTTCCACGACACGCGTCAGCCATCGCCCCTGGATGCCTCCAAGGGAAGATACTTCTCCCTGCAGGGCTTTTATGCTTCCTCGAAGTTTGGGTCGCAGACTGACTTCTGGAAGCTGGATGGCACTTTTTCGACCTACTACTCGCTTTTCAATCATCGGTATGTCTTCGCGAGAAATACCAGGATCGGATACGAGCACCCGTCAGGTCCGAATCCAAATGCCAGCAGCGAGGTGTGCGCGGGAGATCTGCGGACGACAAATCCGACCTGCAACGCTGTCCCTCTGCCGGAACGCCTCTATGCCGGCGGCGCAACCTCGCACAGAGGCTTCGGAATCAACGGCGCGGGTCCACGCGACTTGCAGACGGGATACCCGGTCGGCGGGTCAGCGGCGTTTGTAAATACGTTTGAGCTGCGGATGCCTCCTCCCACACTTCCCTATGTGGGAGACAGCGTCAGTTTTGTGCTCTTTCACGATATGGGAAATGTCTTCCAGAATCCCGAAGACATGTTCCCCAGCTTTCTGAACTTTCGCCAGCCCAACCGCGGCACCTGTCGCGATGTTTCAGGAACGGTCGGCCATTGCAATTTCAACTACTTCTCGCATGCGGTGGGCATTGGCGCGCGTTACAGGACGCCGGTGGGGCCAATCCGGGTTGACTTCAGCTATAACCTGAATCCACCGATCTATCCGATTATCGACGACTATGCCGGACGGCCGCCCCATGTAAGCGAAGGAAGCCACTTCAACTTCTTCTTCAGCATCGGACAGAGTTTCTAA
- a CDS encoding translocation/assembly module TamB domain-containing protein gives MSEQHGGPLPPDDDDRRQRLEERLEQKRQEIEQKLGEKKEEIEEKLKQVKRSLASRITRGTLLTLGAIVLVLCLLLGLFAWYTTTPDFEHRVERQVVSVLENATGGRVEIKRVQFHLWHLAIQADGLVIHGLEGPGEAPYLSIDKIALQLKIVNLFSRVVGRGFASHVSLNSLQVDHPQFHLIVDKDGHTNQPTPKHPSSSKTPIADTLLDLRAKSVELANGVALINDRAIPFDLAARDVEAEIHYLAHTDRYAATIDLKDLRTRLKKEPEAQSSLHLEAQMGRDEFDLERLQLHTGRSSQLIVAGNLKHFGDPEWNATAQGALELRQISVLTGVDGLNAGTIDLNLRARNCLAAPPPSQQKPSLWRRLRSSLPRSRSTPSTASVEADCPAKFLVTGTAKLHNAAYRDTYVNVRGVDATTNIHVTPSELGLTSIVAKLAGGGSITGEMRIEDFISQTAASDSESPTARAAASTANKTAASLGAKAPVQKVPTVKPSHAYVDADLNRIPLRSIMQMTAEHFGDLGFDTAVSGPVKVEWGGSAKDIADTVELDGDLKLSPTGVRRAGITSNVPVTGQILAHYTGKNETVRIQRIHLETPESTVQATGILGVNLGDPLTALHVDLTVRDLEEYNQLLTSLGLEGGGRKGSAAIPVKLHGALHFSGTAQGVARDLNVKGHVEANDLEFALGSTDALIDSLVADAEYSPNSGVAVASSTIHRGSAVLHASGTVKPRQVVSRRSVSFVWDEGVAIDASMQLADAGVHDLLQIAGQQEKIPVTGTISADAHVAGTFENLNGSGHVNLKDGVAYGESYEAVSADLSAAGQMFEANHILLRVHGMQITGNGGYDLASRKLHGHVEGRDLILSKFETIKRTGMNADGRLTVVADANGTVTEPALRANARLDDLTYQGQRVGEVAFEAHSQGSTLLFTANSGLVGANLNLQGQTQLTNDYETQAKLTLANFDINQPLKMFAPGKVQAQSSISGTATMSGPLKAPKSLSGLLQLNNVDLKLQGIELKAAEPLRVNLRNGVATLEQVHITGQDTNVHLSGTAQLFGATDPKGGKLNLKGDGTVSVALVHTLDPDIISSGRVQFTVAVGGQVKKPAFSGKMQLEHVNVALDGVPNGLSDMNGTLNFTDDSLQLQNVTGKTGGGELKLGGSLRFRNGFYADLTAKGDAVRVRLYGLSATANANLKLQGTSSSALLSGNILITRFGVGPDVDFAAFAGSGSTISAPPDPDAPSNKIRLDVHVTSAPQLDFQNSYAKLAGSVDLNIRGTVAVPSILGRIQITDGSATFANTKYQLQRGDIYFTNPVRIDPTIDIDATAQVENYEVTVGLHGTASNLKPTYRSEPPLSETDVFALLALGRTQEEAQIYQERQIAAGSDPTTSALLGGALNAAVGSRVQKLFGVGSVKIDPAFVGTLGNSSARITIQEQISRQITAVFATNVNTSAQQLIQVQYDLNHTSSIVVTRDESGVFSVVYKLRRRYR, from the coding sequence ATGAGCGAACAGCATGGAGGACCTCTTCCGCCGGACGACGACGACCGCCGGCAGCGGCTCGAGGAGCGTCTGGAACAGAAACGCCAGGAGATTGAGCAAAAGCTCGGAGAGAAAAAAGAAGAGATTGAAGAGAAGCTGAAGCAGGTGAAGCGATCTCTCGCGTCGCGCATTACACGCGGAACCTTGTTGACGCTGGGAGCCATTGTCCTGGTTCTGTGTCTCCTCCTCGGACTTTTTGCCTGGTACACCACGACTCCGGATTTCGAACACAGGGTCGAGCGCCAAGTGGTCTCGGTTCTGGAGAATGCCACTGGAGGCAGAGTCGAGATAAAGCGGGTCCAGTTTCACCTGTGGCACCTAGCTATCCAGGCGGACGGACTGGTCATTCATGGGCTTGAAGGACCGGGAGAGGCGCCCTATCTGTCGATTGACAAGATTGCGCTTCAGCTGAAGATCGTAAACCTGTTCTCGCGGGTCGTCGGAAGGGGCTTTGCTTCTCACGTCTCCCTGAACAGTTTGCAGGTCGACCATCCTCAGTTTCATCTGATTGTAGATAAGGATGGACACACCAACCAGCCGACGCCGAAGCATCCGAGCAGCAGCAAGACGCCGATAGCGGATACTCTGCTGGATCTGCGGGCAAAGTCAGTGGAGTTGGCGAACGGCGTAGCTCTGATCAATGATCGGGCGATCCCGTTCGACCTTGCTGCTCGCGACGTAGAGGCAGAGATTCATTACCTGGCCCACACAGACCGCTACGCCGCGACGATTGATTTGAAGGACCTGCGTACTCGTCTGAAGAAGGAGCCTGAGGCGCAATCCTCGCTTCACCTGGAAGCTCAAATGGGGCGGGACGAGTTCGACCTCGAACGGCTGCAGTTGCATACAGGAAGAAGTTCGCAGCTTATAGTCGCTGGAAATTTAAAGCACTTTGGTGATCCGGAGTGGAATGCAACGGCACAGGGAGCGCTCGAACTGCGTCAGATCTCGGTCCTTACCGGGGTGGACGGTTTGAACGCGGGAACAATCGACCTGAATCTTCGGGCGCGCAACTGTCTCGCTGCGCCGCCTCCGTCGCAGCAAAAGCCTTCGTTGTGGCGAAGGCTGCGTTCGTCTCTGCCCCGTTCCCGTTCCACTCCATCGACGGCTTCTGTTGAAGCGGACTGTCCAGCGAAGTTTCTGGTGACGGGAACGGCGAAGCTGCATAACGCTGCCTATCGCGACACGTACGTGAATGTGCGGGGAGTGGATGCTACCACCAATATTCATGTCACTCCGTCAGAGTTGGGCTTGACCAGCATCGTCGCGAAGCTGGCGGGCGGAGGATCTATCACCGGTGAGATGAGAATTGAAGACTTCATCTCGCAGACGGCAGCTTCAGATTCGGAATCGCCCACAGCCAGGGCGGCTGCTTCCACAGCGAACAAGACCGCAGCGTCGTTAGGGGCGAAGGCGCCCGTACAGAAGGTCCCTACGGTTAAACCATCGCACGCCTATGTCGATGCTGATCTCAACAGGATCCCATTGCGGTCGATCATGCAGATGACGGCAGAGCACTTCGGTGATCTAGGCTTTGATACGGCTGTCAGCGGCCCGGTGAAGGTGGAATGGGGTGGCTCGGCGAAAGACATTGCAGATACGGTTGAGTTGGATGGAGATCTGAAACTTTCGCCCACGGGCGTGCGGCGTGCTGGAATTACATCAAACGTTCCGGTCACCGGGCAGATTCTGGCGCACTACACCGGCAAAAACGAAACGGTGCGAATTCAGCGGATTCATCTGGAGACTCCCGAATCAACGGTACAGGCGACAGGAATTCTCGGCGTGAACCTTGGGGATCCTCTGACGGCTCTTCATGTCGACCTGACGGTACGAGATCTTGAAGAGTACAACCAGCTTCTGACCTCGTTGGGGCTCGAAGGAGGAGGGCGGAAGGGAAGTGCGGCGATTCCAGTCAAGCTGCATGGCGCCTTACATTTTTCGGGTACCGCGCAAGGCGTAGCGCGTGATCTGAACGTGAAGGGGCATGTTGAGGCGAACGATCTCGAATTTGCACTGGGGAGCACGGATGCCCTGATCGATTCGCTTGTTGCCGACGCAGAGTATTCTCCTAATTCCGGTGTGGCGGTTGCGTCTTCGACCATCCACCGTGGCAGCGCAGTTCTGCATGCATCCGGCACAGTGAAGCCGCGGCAGGTAGTCTCGCGCAGAAGCGTGAGCTTTGTATGGGACGAGGGAGTTGCGATCGATGCCAGTATGCAGCTTGCTGACGCCGGTGTCCATGACCTGCTGCAGATTGCAGGACAGCAGGAGAAGATACCTGTCACCGGCACGATATCCGCAGATGCCCACGTGGCGGGAACCTTCGAGAATCTGAACGGCAGCGGGCATGTCAATTTGAAGGACGGAGTCGCTTATGGAGAATCATATGAAGCTGTGTCGGCAGATCTCTCAGCTGCAGGGCAGATGTTTGAGGCGAATCATATCTTGTTGCGGGTGCATGGCATGCAGATCACGGGCAACGGCGGATACGATCTTGCTAGCCGGAAGCTGCATGGGCATGTAGAAGGGCGCGACCTGATTCTCTCGAAGTTCGAGACGATCAAGCGAACTGGAATGAATGCAGATGGCAGACTGACGGTCGTCGCAGATGCTAACGGGACGGTTACAGAGCCTGCTCTGCGCGCGAACGCGAGGCTGGACGATCTGACCTATCAAGGGCAGCGCGTGGGCGAAGTTGCTTTCGAGGCGCATAGCCAGGGCAGCACGCTGCTGTTTACGGCCAACTCCGGCCTGGTGGGGGCGAATCTGAATCTACAGGGCCAGACGCAGCTTACGAACGACTATGAGACACAGGCAAAGCTGACGCTGGCGAATTTCGATATCAATCAGCCGCTGAAGATGTTCGCTCCCGGAAAGGTCCAGGCGCAGTCTTCTATCAGCGGGACAGCGACTATGAGTGGTCCGCTCAAGGCCCCGAAGTCGCTCAGCGGTTTGCTTCAGCTTAATAATGTCGATCTGAAGCTGCAGGGAATTGAGCTGAAAGCCGCAGAGCCTCTGCGTGTGAACCTTCGCAATGGAGTAGCTACGCTGGAGCAGGTCCATATCACCGGGCAGGACACGAACGTGCATCTCTCGGGCACGGCCCAGCTCTTCGGTGCGACCGATCCGAAGGGAGGCAAGCTCAACCTGAAGGGAGATGGAACGGTGAGCGTGGCCCTGGTTCACACGCTTGACCCGGATATCATCTCCAGCGGGCGGGTGCAGTTCACGGTTGCCGTGGGTGGTCAGGTCAAAAAACCTGCGTTTTCAGGCAAGATGCAGCTTGAGCATGTAAACGTTGCGCTGGATGGCGTTCCGAACGGCCTGAGCGATATGAACGGCACCCTGAACTTCACCGATGACAGCCTGCAGCTGCAGAACGTGACCGGAAAGACGGGCGGCGGAGAGCTGAAGCTGGGAGGGTCGCTTCGCTTCCGCAATGGCTTCTATGCCGACCTTACAGCCAAAGGCGACGCAGTGCGGGTCCGCCTTTATGGTCTGAGCGCAACTGCGAATGCCAACCTGAAGCTGCAGGGAACGTCGTCGAGCGCTTTGCTCAGCGGTAATATTCTGATCACAAGATTCGGTGTGGGACCCGATGTTGACTTCGCGGCGTTTGCAGGTAGTGGAAGCACGATTTCGGCTCCTCCGGATCCAGATGCTCCGTCCAACAAGATTCGGCTGGACGTACATGTGACCAGCGCGCCACAGCTTGACTTCCAGAACTCCTACGCGAAGCTGGCCGGATCGGTCGATCTGAACATTCGCGGAACCGTTGCAGTACCGTCGATTCTTGGCCGGATTCAGATCACGGATGGGAGCGCGACCTTTGCAAACACCAAGTACCAGCTGCAGCGCGGAGATATCTACTTCACCAATCCTGTTCGTATCGATCCTACGATCGATATCGACGCGACCGCGCAGGTGGAAAACTATGAGGTTACGGTTGGCCTGCATGGCACGGCGAGCAATCTGAAGCCCACCTACAGGTCTGAGCCGCCGTTGAGTGAAACGGACGTCTTTGCTCTGCTGGCGTTGGGGCGAACGCAGGAGGAGGCACAGATTTATCAGGAGAGGCAGATCGCAGCGGGAAGCGATCCGACCACAAGCGCCCTGCTGGGAGGCGCGCTGAACGCTGCAGTCGGATCGCGCGTGCAGAAGCTCTTCGGGGTGGGAAGCGTAAAGATCGATCCTGCCTTCGTGGGAACACTCGGTAACTCGTCTGCGAGGATCACGATTCAGGAACAGATCTCCCGGCAGATCACAGCTGTTTTTGCCACCAACGTCAATACGTCCGCGCAACAGTTAATCCAGGTGCAGTATGACCTGAATCACACCTCATCCATCGTTGTAACCCGTGATGAATCGGGTGTTTTCAGCGTTGTATACAAGTTGCGAAGAAGGTATCGCTAG
- a CDS encoding BON domain-containing protein: MKAGRIQKKAGSIALFLALGMPLPGFAQNSPAANPQDATIQTDIQKALDSKRFKDVTTFVQNGVVTMRGTVNLYSDKEDADKKVHHRKNVRAVQNLIEVAGPTVDDVTLRNKLAEKLTYDRVGYGTTAFNAFTIGVQNGVVTLGGVAYGPTDRDSAISLVSNYPGVKDVVDNIEVAPVSPMDDRIRLATARAVYGAPQLNKYAIDPAKPIRITVVNGNVTLSGMVDNEGDKQVAFLRANGVPGVFKVTNNLQVAAVAPEKEK; this comes from the coding sequence ATGAAAGCTGGAAGAATACAGAAAAAAGCGGGTTCGATAGCGCTGTTTCTCGCATTGGGAATGCCTCTGCCAGGATTTGCGCAAAATTCGCCCGCAGCGAATCCGCAGGATGCGACGATTCAAACAGATATCCAGAAGGCGCTTGACAGCAAGCGATTCAAAGACGTGACGACTTTCGTCCAGAATGGCGTCGTGACGATGCGTGGAACGGTGAATTTGTACTCAGACAAAGAAGATGCAGATAAGAAGGTTCATCACCGCAAGAATGTACGTGCTGTGCAGAACCTGATCGAGGTTGCCGGGCCTACGGTAGATGATGTAACGCTTCGCAATAAGCTTGCGGAGAAGCTGACCTATGACCGTGTTGGGTATGGAACGACGGCTTTCAATGCTTTTACAATCGGCGTCCAGAATGGGGTGGTAACTCTGGGAGGGGTAGCGTATGGCCCAACCGACAGGGACTCTGCCATCAGCCTGGTGTCCAACTATCCCGGAGTCAAAGATGTTGTCGACAATATTGAAGTAGCGCCCGTGTCTCCGATGGATGACCGTATCCGGCTGGCAACGGCCCGGGCTGTCTATGGAGCTCCGCAGTTGAACAAGTACGCTATCGATCCTGCCAAGCCGATCCGAATCACCGTGGTTAATGGGAATGTAACTCTCTCTGGGATGGTGGACAATGAGGGAGACAAGCAAGTAGCTTTCCTTCGCGCTAACGGTGTTCCCGGGGTCTTTAAAGTCACCAATAATCTTCAGGTAGCCGCGGTCGCCCCAGAGAAGGAGAAATAG